One Streptomyces sp. V4I8 genomic window carries:
- the rdgB gene encoding RdgB/HAM1 family non-canonical purine NTP pyrophosphatase, with protein sequence MTRLILATRNAGKITELRAILADAGLDHDLVGADAYPDIPDVKETGVTFAENALLKAHALAQATGLPAVADDSGLCVDVLNGAPGIFSARWAGRHGDDQANLELLLAQLGDIDDAHRGAHFACAAALALPDGTERVVEGQLRGSLRHTPMGTNGFGYDPILQPEGESRTCAELSPEEKNAISHRGNAFRALVPVVRELLG encoded by the coding sequence ATGACCCGCCTCATCCTCGCCACCCGTAACGCCGGGAAGATCACCGAGCTCCGCGCGATCCTCGCCGACGCAGGTCTCGATCACGACCTCGTCGGCGCGGATGCCTACCCGGACATCCCCGACGTCAAGGAAACCGGCGTCACCTTCGCCGAGAACGCGCTGCTGAAGGCCCATGCGTTGGCCCAGGCGACGGGACTGCCCGCCGTCGCCGACGACTCGGGGCTGTGTGTCGACGTGCTGAACGGCGCCCCCGGCATCTTCTCGGCCCGCTGGGCCGGCCGGCACGGTGACGACCAGGCCAATCTGGAGCTGCTGCTGGCCCAGCTGGGCGACATCGACGACGCGCATCGGGGGGCGCACTTCGCGTGCGCGGCGGCGCTGGCGTTGCCGGACGGGACCGAGCGGGTGGTCGAGGGGCAGCTGAGGGGCAGCCTGCGGCACACACCGATGGGCACGAACGGCTTCGGATACGACCCCATCCTCCAGCCGGAGGGCGAGAGCCGGACCTGTGCCGAGCTGAGCCCCGAGGAGAAGAACGCCATCAGTCATCGGGGGAACGCGTTCCGGGCGTTGGTGCCGGTGGTGCGGGAGCTGTTGGGCTGA
- a CDS encoding GNAT family N-acetyltransferase, with amino-acid sequence MTIHHAVCVRSATPDDRPTVERLWLLFRHDMSEFGEQLPNPDGKFRKERLEAAFADGVDWAPYLFSRGEHPVGFAFVRAIGGPRRVLNSFFVVRGARRAGVGLWAVREVVRRHPGEWEVAFQEDNPAAVRFWRRVAEELAPGEWREERRPVPGRADLAPDVWISFRCPGP; translated from the coding sequence ATGACCATTCATCACGCGGTATGCGTACGCTCCGCCACCCCCGACGACCGTCCCACCGTCGAACGCCTCTGGCTTCTGTTCCGGCATGACATGTCCGAGTTCGGCGAGCAGCTGCCCAACCCGGACGGGAAGTTTCGAAAGGAGCGGCTGGAGGCGGCCTTCGCCGACGGCGTCGACTGGGCGCCTTATCTCTTCAGCAGGGGTGAGCATCCCGTCGGGTTCGCCTTCGTGCGGGCGATCGGTGGCCCCAGGCGTGTGCTCAACAGCTTCTTCGTCGTGCGGGGAGCGCGACGGGCCGGAGTCGGATTGTGGGCCGTGCGGGAGGTGGTGCGGCGGCATCCCGGGGAATGGGAGGTCGCCTTTCAGGAGGACAACCCGGCAGCCGTACGGTTTTGGCGGCGCGTCGCCGAGGAGCTCGCGCCGGGGGAGTGGAGGGAGGAGCGCAGGCCGGTGCCCGGGCGGGCCGACCTGGCTCCCGACGTCTGGATCTCGTTCAGATGCCCAGGTCCTTGA
- a CDS encoding DUF3618 domain-containing protein, whose translation MADTSDTRTPAQIEADIKARRAVLAETLDEIGVRVHPKTIVGDAKAKVVSNIDHTLGRAYVGVNRAVSDVRAKFTDEEGAPRLERIVPVALVAVGLVGLLALGTRRRRG comes from the coding sequence GTGGCGGACACGTCGGACACCAGAACCCCGGCGCAGATCGAGGCGGACATCAAGGCCCGTCGCGCAGTGCTGGCCGAGACGCTCGACGAGATCGGGGTGCGTGTGCACCCGAAGACGATCGTCGGCGACGCCAAGGCCAAGGTCGTCTCGAACATCGACCACACGCTCGGACGGGCCTACGTCGGGGTCAACCGGGCCGTGAGCGATGTGCGGGCCAAGTTCACCGATGAGGAGGGCGCGCCCCGCCTGGAGCGGATCGTGCCCGTGGCCCTCGTCGCCGTCGGTCTCGTGGGCCTGCTGGCCCTCGGCACCCGGCGCCGCAGGGGCTGA
- a CDS encoding transglycosylase domain-containing protein, producing the protein MSDEPQPQPQAQQPNEKPKRPKRTGWRRIIPTWRMVLSTFVLGVLLLAGLFFLGYSMVKIPPANALATKQANVYMYADGSVIARDGEVNRENVTLAQMSKDAQHAILAAEDRDFYTESAIDPKAMLRAGWNTVTGKGKQSGSTITQQYVKNYYLRQEQTVTRKVKEFFISIKLDREKSKDEILEGYLNTSFFGRNAYGIQAAAQAYYGVDAKDLDPARAAYLAALVNAPSEYDVVAHPENKGAAVARWNYVLDGMVTKGWLSQSERTGLKFPMPKESATSTGLSGQRGYIVRIVQDYLIQNKIVDKDSLALGGYRITTTLQKDKQNAFVDAVNDQLMSKLDKKNNKVDNYVRAGGASVDPKTGKVVAMYNGIDYVKQYTPNATRRDFQVGSTFKPFVFTSAVENESTTQDGRRITPNTIYDGTNKRPVQGWSGGSYDPANEDDVSYGDINVRTATDKSVNSVYAQMAVDVGPEKVKDTAVELGLPTSTPELYPSPSIALGVATASVLDMAEAYATLANHGRHGTYTMIERVTKDGADVIELPERKTSQVISREAADTTTSVLQSVVDNGTATAALAAGRPAAGKTGTAEEDTAAWFAGYTPDLATVVSVMGQDPVTAKHKSLYGAMGLNRINGGGAPTEIWAQYTKTALKGKPVRDFDLELQEGADQPQYPTTDPPQGDQSTGGQNDGGTTGDTTTGGQDSEGQTGGGETPGQTDGGTTGDTTTGGADTGGTTTDGGTTGDTTTGGTDTGGTTTDGGTTGDTSTGGTDTGGSTGGDTSTGGTDIGGGGTTGTTVGPQGTTRRQ; encoded by the coding sequence ATGAGCGACGAGCCGCAGCCGCAGCCGCAGGCGCAGCAGCCGAACGAGAAGCCCAAGCGGCCGAAGAGGACGGGCTGGCGGCGGATCATCCCGACCTGGCGGATGGTGCTGAGCACCTTCGTCCTCGGCGTCCTGTTGCTCGCCGGCCTGTTCTTCCTCGGCTACTCGATGGTCAAGATCCCGCCGGCCAACGCCCTCGCCACCAAGCAGGCCAACGTCTATATGTACGCGGACGGCTCCGTGATCGCCCGCGACGGCGAGGTCAACCGGGAGAACGTGACCCTCGCGCAGATGTCCAAGGACGCCCAGCACGCGATCCTGGCCGCCGAGGACCGCGACTTCTACACCGAGTCCGCGATCGACCCGAAGGCGATGCTGCGCGCAGGCTGGAACACGGTCACCGGCAAGGGCAAGCAGTCCGGCTCCACGATCACCCAGCAGTACGTGAAGAACTACTACCTGCGTCAGGAGCAGACCGTCACCCGCAAGGTGAAGGAGTTCTTCATCTCGATCAAGCTGGACCGCGAGAAGAGCAAGGACGAGATCCTCGAGGGCTACCTCAACACCAGCTTCTTCGGCCGTAACGCCTACGGCATCCAGGCCGCCGCCCAGGCCTACTACGGCGTCGACGCCAAGGACCTCGACCCGGCCCGCGCCGCCTATCTGGCCGCGCTGGTCAACGCGCCCAGCGAGTACGACGTCGTCGCCCACCCGGAGAACAAGGGTGCGGCGGTGGCCCGTTGGAACTACGTCCTGGACGGCATGGTCACCAAGGGCTGGCTCAGCCAGTCCGAGCGGACCGGGCTGAAGTTCCCGATGCCGAAGGAGTCCGCGACGTCCACGGGTCTGTCCGGGCAGCGCGGCTACATCGTCCGGATCGTGCAGGACTACCTCATCCAGAACAAGATCGTCGACAAGGACTCGCTCGCGCTCGGCGGCTACCGCATCACCACCACGCTCCAGAAGGACAAGCAGAACGCCTTCGTCGACGCGGTCAACGACCAGCTGATGTCCAAGCTGGACAAGAAGAACAACAAGGTCGACAACTACGTCCGCGCGGGCGGCGCCTCCGTCGACCCGAAGACCGGCAAGGTCGTCGCGATGTACAACGGCATCGACTACGTGAAGCAGTACACGCCGAACGCCACCCGCCGGGACTTCCAGGTCGGCTCCACCTTCAAGCCGTTCGTGTTCACCTCGGCCGTGGAGAACGAGTCGACCACGCAGGACGGCCGCCGGATCACCCCGAACACGATCTACGACGGCACCAACAAGCGCCCCGTCCAGGGCTGGAGCGGCGGCAGCTACGACCCCGCGAACGAGGACGACGTCTCCTACGGCGACATCAACGTCCGTACGGCCACCGACAAGTCCGTCAACTCGGTGTACGCGCAGATGGCCGTCGACGTGGGCCCGGAGAAGGTGAAGGACACCGCGGTCGAGCTCGGCCTGCCCACCAGCACCCCGGAGCTGTACCCGTCCCCGTCCATCGCGCTGGGTGTGGCCACGGCCAGCGTCCTCGACATGGCGGAGGCCTACGCGACGCTCGCCAACCACGGCAGGCACGGCACGTACACCATGATCGAGCGGGTCACCAAGGACGGCGCCGACGTCATCGAGCTGCCGGAGCGCAAGACCTCCCAGGTCATCAGCCGCGAGGCCGCCGACACCACGACGTCCGTGCTGCAGAGCGTCGTCGACAACGGCACCGCCACCGCGGCCCTGGCCGCCGGCCGCCCGGCTGCGGGCAAGACCGGTACGGCGGAGGAGGACACCGCGGCCTGGTTCGCCGGCTACACCCCCGACCTGGCCACCGTCGTCTCCGTCATGGGCCAGGACCCGGTCACGGCCAAGCACAAGTCGCTGTACGGCGCGATGGGCCTCAACCGCATCAACGGCGGTGGCGCGCCCACCGAGATCTGGGCCCAGTACACCAAGACGGCGCTGAAGGGTAAGCCGGTCAGGGACTTCGACCTGGAACTCCAGGAGGGCGCCGACCAGCCCCAGTACCCGACGACGGACCCGCCCCAGGGCGACCAGAGCACCGGCGGCCAGAACGACGGCGGCACGACCGGGGACACGACCACCGGCGGTCAGGACAGCGAGGGCCAGACCGGTGGTGGCGAGACGCCGGGCCAGACGGACGGCGGCACGACGGGCGACACGACGACCGGCGGCGCCGACACCGGAGGCACGACCACCGACGGCGGCACCACCGGTGACACGACGACCGGGGGCACCGACACCGGAGGCACCACCACCGACGGCGGCACCACCGGCGACACCTCCACCGGCGGGACCGATACCGGCGGCAGTACGGGCGGCGACACCTCCACCGGCGGCACGGACATCGGCGGCGGAGGGACGACGGGAACCACGGTCGGGCCGCAGGGCACGACCCGCAGACAGTGA
- a CDS encoding glucose PTS transporter subunit EIIB: MASKAEKIVAGLGGIDNIEEIEGCITRLRTEVSDPALVDETALKAAGAHGVVKMGTAIQVVIGTDADPIAAEIEDMM; this comes from the coding sequence ATGGCCAGCAAGGCTGAGAAGATCGTCGCCGGGCTCGGCGGCATCGACAACATCGAGGAGATCGAGGGCTGCATCACCCGGCTCCGCACCGAGGTCAGCGACCCCGCGCTGGTCGACGAGACCGCCCTGAAGGCCGCCGGCGCCCACGGCGTCGTGAAGATGGGCACCGCCATCCAGGTCGTCATCGGCACCGACGCCGACCCGATCGCGGCGGAGATCGAAGACATGATGTGA
- the bcp gene encoding thioredoxin-dependent thiol peroxidase: MSERLQPGDVAPAFTLPDADGNEVSLSDYKGRKVIVYFYPAALTPGCTKQACDFTDNLELLAGAGYDVIGVSPDKPEKLAKFREQESLKVTLLADPEKSVTEAYGAYGEKKNYGKTYMGVIRSTIVVDEEGKVERALYNVRATGHVAKIIKDLGI; the protein is encoded by the coding sequence ATGAGCGAGCGACTCCAGCCGGGGGACGTGGCCCCCGCCTTCACCCTGCCCGACGCCGACGGCAACGAGGTGTCCCTGTCGGACTACAAGGGCCGCAAGGTCATCGTGTACTTCTACCCGGCGGCCCTGACGCCCGGCTGCACCAAGCAGGCCTGCGACTTCACGGACAACCTGGAGCTCCTGGCCGGCGCCGGGTACGACGTGATCGGCGTCTCCCCCGACAAGCCGGAGAAGCTCGCCAAGTTCCGCGAGCAGGAGTCCCTGAAGGTCACGCTGCTCGCCGACCCGGAGAAGTCCGTCACCGAGGCCTACGGGGCGTACGGCGAGAAGAAGAACTACGGCAAGACGTACATGGGCGTCATCCGGTCCACGATCGTCGTGGACGAGGAGGGCAAGGTCGAGCGGGCGCTGTACAACGTGCGGGCGACCGGCCACGTGGCGAAGATCATCAAGGACCTGGGCATCTGA
- a CDS encoding HNH endonuclease signature motif containing protein → MGASAYTKERLEEAARGARTLSEALGRLGVDPKSSTRHYIRERMKKLGVDTSHFEREGVRWTREILEAAVSASTNMCEVLRRLGVEVVGGQHTHISRRVKAYGIDTSHFTTVVRTENMRDNRRRRSPAEILVEDPSAHAKRTPSNRLKSAMLELGVREQCALCGVEAVWLGEPLPLEVDHVDGNWRNNRIENLRLLCPNCHSTTDTYRGRSLGRFRGGA, encoded by the coding sequence ATGGGGGCCAGTGCGTACACCAAGGAGCGGCTGGAGGAGGCGGCTCGGGGGGCGCGGACGTTGTCGGAGGCGTTGGGGAGGTTGGGGGTGGATCCGAAGAGCTCGACGCGGCACTACATCCGGGAGCGGATGAAGAAGCTGGGTGTGGATACGTCGCACTTCGAGCGGGAGGGGGTGCGGTGGACGAGAGAGATCCTTGAAGCCGCAGTTTCAGCCTCGACGAACATGTGCGAGGTGCTGCGCCGCCTCGGGGTTGAGGTCGTCGGCGGGCAACATACGCACATCAGCCGCCGGGTCAAGGCGTACGGCATCGACACCTCGCACTTCACGACCGTGGTCCGTACAGAGAACATGCGGGACAACCGACGTCGTCGCTCCCCAGCAGAGATCCTCGTGGAAGATCCTTCGGCGCACGCCAAGCGGACACCCAGCAACCGGCTCAAGAGCGCGATGCTCGAACTCGGCGTCAGGGAGCAATGTGCTCTGTGCGGCGTTGAGGCGGTTTGGCTGGGAGAACCGCTGCCGCTCGAGGTCGACCACGTCGACGGCAACTGGCGGAACAACCGGATCGAGAACCTGCGATTGCTGTGCCCCAACTGCCACTCCACGACGGACACTTACCGCGGCCGCAGCTTGGGACGCTTCCGGGGTGGCGCCTGA
- a CDS encoding co-chaperone GroES, giving the protein MSANRNEHSSQHDKLPIRMLHDRVLVRQDTSEGERRSGGGILIPATAAVGRRLAWAEVVAVGQNVRTVETGDRVLYDPEDRAEVEVRGVAYVLMRERDLHAVAADRFEGSEDSTGLYL; this is encoded by the coding sequence GTGAGCGCCAACAGAAACGAGCACAGCAGCCAGCACGACAAGCTGCCCATCCGGATGCTGCACGACCGTGTCCTCGTGCGCCAGGACACGAGCGAGGGCGAGCGGCGTTCCGGTGGCGGCATCCTCATCCCCGCCACCGCGGCCGTCGGCCGTCGGCTGGCCTGGGCCGAGGTCGTCGCGGTGGGGCAGAACGTACGGACCGTCGAGACCGGCGACCGCGTCCTGTACGACCCGGAAGACCGCGCCGAGGTCGAGGTGCGCGGGGTCGCGTATGTGCTCATGCGTGAGCGCGATCTGCATGCTGTGGCCGCGGACCGGTTCGAGGGGTCAGAGGACTCGACCGGCCTCTACCTCTGA
- a CDS encoding multidrug efflux SMR transporter — protein MAWVLLVVAGLLEVGWSVGMKYTDGFTRLVPSLLTGAGIVASMLLLSYAARSLPIGTAYGVWVGIGAAGAAVVGMVVLGEPVTAARIFFVCLLLVAVVGLKATSGH, from the coding sequence ATGGCCTGGGTCCTGCTCGTCGTCGCCGGTCTGCTGGAGGTCGGCTGGTCGGTCGGCATGAAGTACACCGACGGTTTCACCCGCCTCGTCCCCAGCCTGCTCACCGGCGCCGGCATCGTCGCCAGCATGCTGCTGCTGTCGTACGCCGCGAGGTCCCTGCCCATCGGCACCGCCTACGGCGTGTGGGTGGGCATCGGTGCGGCCGGCGCGGCGGTGGTCGGCATGGTGGTGCTGGGGGAGCCGGTCACCGCCGCGCGGATCTTCTTCGTCTGTCTGCTGCTGGTCGCCGTCGTGGGGCTGAAGGCGACCAGCGGTCACTGA
- the rph gene encoding ribonuclease PH: MPRIDGRTPEQLRPVTIERAWSKHAEGSVLVSFGDTKVLCTASFTEGVPRWRKGSGEGWVTAEYAMLPRATNTRGDRESVRGKIGGRTHEISRLIGRSLRAVIDYKALGENTVVLDCDVLQADGGTRTAAITGAYVALADAISWAQGKKLIKAGRKPLTGTVSAVSVGIVGGVPLLDLRYEEDVKADTDMNVVCTGDGRFVEVQGTAEAEPFAREELNALLDLAVSGCGELAELQRKALDTVLEK, encoded by the coding sequence ATGCCTCGAATCGACGGCCGCACCCCCGAACAGCTCCGCCCGGTCACCATCGAACGCGCCTGGAGCAAGCACGCAGAGGGCTCCGTCCTCGTCTCCTTCGGCGACACGAAGGTCCTGTGCACCGCCTCCTTCACCGAAGGCGTCCCGCGCTGGCGCAAGGGCAGCGGCGAGGGCTGGGTCACCGCGGAGTACGCCATGCTGCCGCGTGCCACCAACACCCGCGGCGACCGCGAGTCCGTCCGGGGCAAGATCGGCGGCCGCACCCACGAGATCAGCCGCCTCATCGGCCGTTCCCTGCGCGCGGTCATCGACTACAAGGCGCTCGGCGAGAACACCGTCGTCCTCGACTGCGACGTCCTCCAGGCCGACGGCGGCACCCGCACGGCCGCCATCACCGGTGCCTACGTCGCCCTCGCCGACGCCATTTCCTGGGCCCAGGGCAAGAAGCTGATCAAGGCCGGCCGCAAGCCGCTCACCGGCACCGTCAGCGCTGTCTCGGTCGGCATCGTCGGCGGCGTACCGCTCCTCGACCTGCGCTACGAGGAGGACGTGAAGGCCGACACCGACATGAACGTCGTCTGCACCGGCGACGGCCGCTTCGTCGAGGTCCAGGGCACCGCCGAGGCCGAACCCTTCGCCCGCGAGGAGCTCAACGCCCTGCTGGACCTCGCGGTTTCGGGCTGCGGGGAGCTGGCGGAGCTCCAGCGCAAGGCACTTGATACCGTCCTCGAAAAGTAA
- a CDS encoding HNH endonuclease, with protein MSSALQYTRERMLQAAAQCSDIDEVIAFFGTRPYENLRRYLQRRFEHFGIDISHFRHCGRLTRRRTRPAPKELRTAVAESASITEVLRHLGRPDNGSQRAMLREWIAEEKLSTAHFLGQAHQRGKPSTNPLKRPEDVLVRHEGKHRTRTPQLRRALREIGVPEQCASCGTGPEWLGKPMTLEVDHINGDWSDDRRENLRLLCPNCHAITNTWCRGGDQRRPLAEYQ; from the coding sequence ATGAGCAGCGCACTTCAGTACACCCGCGAGCGCATGCTCCAAGCCGCCGCTCAATGCTCGGACATCGACGAAGTCATCGCCTTCTTCGGCACCCGGCCGTACGAAAACCTCCGGCGGTACCTGCAGAGGCGCTTCGAACACTTCGGCATCGACATCTCACATTTCCGACACTGCGGCAGGCTCACGCGGCGTCGCACCAGGCCCGCACCCAAGGAGCTGCGCACAGCGGTTGCGGAATCCGCCTCCATCACTGAAGTACTGCGTCACCTCGGCCGCCCCGACAACGGCAGCCAGCGCGCGATGTTGCGTGAGTGGATCGCTGAGGAGAAGCTCTCGACCGCGCACTTTCTGGGCCAGGCGCATCAGCGTGGGAAGCCGAGCACTAATCCCCTGAAGCGACCGGAGGACGTCTTGGTCCGGCACGAAGGCAAGCACCGGACAAGGACTCCGCAGCTCCGTAGAGCGCTCCGCGAGATCGGCGTACCCGAACAGTGCGCCAGCTGCGGCACCGGCCCCGAGTGGCTCGGCAAACCCATGACATTGGAGGTCGATCACATCAACGGGGACTGGAGCGACGACCGACGGGAGAACCTGCGGTTGCTGTGCCCCAACTGCCACGCGATCACCAACACATGGTGCAGGGGAGGCGACCAGCGGCGACCGCTCGCCGAGTACCAGTAA